One window of Ignavibacteriales bacterium genomic DNA carries:
- a CDS encoding PAS domain-containing protein — translation MPRKKNNLIPKDNEKKDKDSFLSGIKQKKLITEPQNSVLCEIASAFDDQFHYVLKTDGENLEIFYSPNIKKVTGYTPAELIKLSSLGREMLFEEDASDVKKKLYKIENGKVSNLELLYRYKKKDGKIIWLKEQIKRETVDSQKILKGLVIDVTEFKKTESDYGEIINNLSNEVTARDNFLSILSHDLRAPFSSILGFTEILLSEASLTDAERTEYLNYINDSSTNQLQLVNYLLDWSNLQTGRMHMDPHRVQAQGLVFNCISALTGVAMRKNIEIKVNVPDSIFIEADERLMMQVITNLVSNAIKFSEDGKTIKISTDRFNNELVEFVITDEGVGIPDNYKSRIFKFEKMFSTRGTRGEKGTGLGLSLVKEIVERHKGQIWFYSKEKTGSEFHFTVPSSENTILLVEHSQTDFIQLEKTIRENFPQFKFVGTDNGFEAINIVLKQHPSLIISAHDLPLMNGIQFVKSIIKGDRKYYAPIIALLDSDDDVLIKTYQEIGIKSILSKPVNIKQFNREISLALN, via the coding sequence ATGCCGAGAAAAAAAAATAATTTAATTCCTAAAGATAACGAGAAGAAGGATAAAGACTCGTTTTTATCAGGTATTAAACAGAAGAAACTAATTACCGAACCACAAAATTCAGTTCTTTGTGAAATTGCTTCAGCGTTTGATGATCAATTTCACTATGTGTTAAAAACCGATGGTGAAAACTTAGAAATATTTTATTCGCCAAACATTAAAAAAGTGACCGGATATACACCCGCTGAGTTAATCAAACTATCTTCTTTGGGAAGGGAGATGCTTTTTGAAGAAGATGCTTCGGATGTAAAAAAGAAGTTGTATAAAATTGAAAATGGAAAAGTTTCAAACCTGGAATTACTCTATCGATACAAGAAAAAAGATGGAAAGATTATCTGGTTAAAAGAACAAATAAAAAGGGAAACTGTTGATAGTCAGAAAATCTTAAAAGGCTTGGTTATAGATGTAACAGAATTTAAGAAAACAGAAAGTGATTACGGTGAGATAATAAATAATCTTTCAAATGAAGTTACTGCGCGGGATAATTTTTTATCTATACTTTCACACGATTTGCGGGCACCTTTTTCCAGTATACTTGGATTTACAGAAATTCTATTAAGTGAGGCATCTTTAACAGATGCTGAACGTACTGAATATCTTAACTACATTAACGATTCTTCTACCAACCAATTACAGCTTGTAAATTATCTGCTTGATTGGTCAAATCTTCAAACCGGAAGAATGCATATGGATCCGCATCGAGTTCAGGCGCAAGGTTTGGTCTTTAACTGTATCTCTGCCCTAACCGGTGTCGCAATGCGAAAGAATATTGAAATAAAAGTAAATGTACCCGATTCAATTTTTATTGAAGCTGATGAAAGATTGATGATGCAGGTTATAACTAATCTTGTAAGCAATGCAATTAAATTTTCTGAAGATGGAAAGACTATAAAAATATCCACTGATAGATTTAATAACGAACTTGTTGAGTTTGTTATAACCGATGAAGGTGTTGGAATCCCGGATAATTATAAATCAAGAATTTTTAAGTTCGAAAAAATGTTTTCTACAAGAGGAACGCGCGGCGAAAAAGGAACAGGGCTTGGGCTTTCACTAGTTAAAGAAATTGTGGAAAGACATAAAGGACAAATTTGGTTTTATTCTAAAGAAAAAACAGGAAGTGAATTCCATTTTACAGTACCAAGTTCCGAAAACACGATTCTGCTTGTAGAGCATAGTCAAACTGATTTTATACAATTAGAAAAAACTATCAGGGAAAATTTTCCACAATTTAAATTTGTTGGCACCGATAATGGCTTTGAAGCAATAAATATTGTTCTAAAACAACATCCTTCACTAATCATTTCTGCACACGATTTACCACTGATGAACGGAATACAATTTGTAAAATCAATTATTAAAGGTGATAGAAAATACTATGCTCCAATAATTGCGCTTTTAGATTCCGATGATGATGTATTGATAAAAACATATCAAGAAATCGGAATCAAATCTATTCTTTCTAAACCTGTTAATATCAAACAATTTAACAGAGAAATATCTCTGGCGCTTAATTAA
- a CDS encoding TonB-dependent receptor, whose translation MYKLILISIIIVLSNNLFAQNLTGSIYGRVFDFTTKQPLPFANVLVLETNFGAATNSEGLFKIENLPVNTYRIRASVLGYNTQIKTDVVVQTGKPFEVNFELAPQAIELEGVTVTSDYFRKDPLEVNSIRNFSYEEIRRSPGGFEDVIRALSILPGVAQADAGRNDLIVRGGAPSENLYLINGIEVPNINHFGTQGATGGPLSYVNLDFVRETSFSTGGFSALYGDKLSSVLNINLRDGREDRIGGKGTISASQFGLNLEGPITEKSNFIFSARRSYLDFIFKAANFSFVPEYYDVLLKADFNPHSQDAFSFLFISAFDNVKFFNDDADQRFDNSRILGTDQVQYVAGFTYRHLFTDGFFNLALSRNYVDYDSRQSDSLLNPILTNKSKEEENSLRADLVFKLSKTSEINFGGTVKLIEADYDILFPTFVTSFGDSLPVTSLKTENTYTKFGVYTNYNALLFNRLNTNLGVRSDIFTALNKKIYFSPRLSLSYALTDLTNLNFSTGIYNQSPSYIWLEAFESNRDLRMIQVNQFVLGFDHRISADALLKVEAFYKDYKNYPTSTIRPYLVLANTGAGFSGSDDNFSSFGLEPLVDVGFGKARGIELSIQKKLSDIPYYGIFSFTYSKSDYTSLDGIERSGSYDQNWIINLSGGYKINEYWEVSSKFRFASGRPYTPFNFDGTQNIIGYNTRRIKSAHSLDVRVDKRWYFDGWTLITYVDIQNIYNQNNQNGVRWDRREMRTDESSSIGILPSIGISAEF comes from the coding sequence ATGTATAAATTAATATTGATATCAATAATTATTGTTTTATCTAACAACTTATTTGCTCAAAATTTAACTGGTAGCATCTACGGAAGAGTTTTTGATTTTACTACCAAGCAACCATTGCCATTTGCAAATGTTCTAGTATTGGAAACAAACTTTGGCGCAGCCACAAACTCGGAGGGGTTATTTAAAATTGAAAATCTTCCAGTAAATACCTATCGGATTAGAGCTTCCGTACTAGGTTATAATACTCAAATAAAAACTGATGTTGTTGTACAAACCGGCAAACCTTTCGAAGTTAATTTTGAACTCGCACCTCAGGCAATTGAACTTGAAGGAGTAACTGTAACTAGCGATTATTTTAGAAAGGATCCACTTGAAGTTAACAGCATAAGAAATTTCAGTTATGAAGAGATAAGAAGAAGTCCGGGCGGATTTGAAGATGTAATTCGCGCTTTATCTATTTTACCTGGAGTTGCACAAGCAGATGCAGGAAGAAATGATTTGATTGTTCGTGGCGGCGCACCATCTGAAAATCTCTATCTTATAAACGGAATAGAAGTACCAAACATAAATCATTTTGGAACACAAGGAGCAACTGGCGGACCATTAAGTTATGTTAATTTAGATTTTGTTCGTGAAACTTCTTTTTCAACAGGCGGATTTTCTGCTCTATATGGTGATAAACTCTCATCTGTTCTCAATATCAACCTAAGAGATGGAAGAGAAGATAGAATTGGCGGTAAAGGAACTATCTCAGCATCGCAGTTTGGATTGAATTTAGAAGGACCTATCACAGAAAAATCAAATTTTATTTTTTCCGCAAGAAGAAGTTATCTTGATTTTATTTTTAAAGCTGCAAATTTTTCTTTTGTGCCGGAATACTACGATGTTTTATTAAAGGCAGATTTTAATCCACACTCACAAGATGCATTTAGCTTTTTATTTATAAGTGCTTTTGATAATGTTAAATTCTTTAATGATGATGCAGATCAGCGATTTGATAATTCTAGAATACTCGGAACTGATCAAGTTCAATATGTTGCTGGATTTACTTACAGACATTTGTTTACAGACGGTTTTTTTAATCTTGCCCTAAGCAGAAATTATGTTGATTACGACAGCAGACAAAGCGATTCACTTTTAAATCCAATCTTAACCAATAAATCTAAAGAAGAAGAAAACTCTTTGCGCGCTGATCTGGTTTTCAAACTTTCAAAAACTTCCGAAATAAACTTTGGAGGCACAGTAAAATTAATTGAAGCAGATTATGATATTTTGTTTCCAACTTTTGTAACATCGTTCGGTGATTCGCTTCCTGTAACTTCATTAAAGACAGAAAACACATATACAAAGTTTGGTGTTTATACAAACTATAATGCTTTACTCTTTAACAGATTAAATACAAACCTTGGTGTTCGCTCAGATATTTTTACGGCATTAAATAAAAAGATTTATTTTAGTCCGCGTCTTTCACTTTCTTATGCTTTAACTGATTTAACAAATTTAAATTTCAGTACCGGAATTTATAATCAATCACCATCTTACATTTGGCTTGAAGCATTTGAAAGCAATAGAGATTTGAGAATGATACAAGTTAATCAATTTGTTTTAGGTTTTGATCATAGAATTTCTGCTGATGCTTTGTTAAAAGTAGAGGCGTTTTATAAAGATTATAAGAACTATCCCACTAGTACCATCAGACCATATCTTGTTCTTGCAAATACCGGAGCCGGATTTTCTGGCAGCGATGACAATTTCTCTTCTTTTGGTTTAGAACCCTTGGTAGATGTTGGATTCGGTAAAGCGCGTGGCATTGAATTGTCCATTCAGAAAAAATTATCTGATATTCCTTACTATGGAATATTTAGTTTTACCTACAGCAAATCAGATTATACTTCTTTAGATGGAATTGAGCGTTCTGGAAGCTATGATCAAAATTGGATAATTAATTTATCCGGAGGTTATAAGATAAATGAGTATTGGGAAGTAAGTTCTAAATTTAGATTTGCAAGTGGAAGACCATACACACCTTTTAATTTTGATGGCACGCAAAACATTATAGGTTATAATACACGAAGAATAAAATCGGCACATAGTTTAGATGTAAGAGTGGATAAACGCTGGTATTTTGATGGTTGGACTTTGATTACTTATGTTGATATCCAAAATATCTATAATCAAAATAATCAAAACGGGGTACGTTGGGATAGACGCGAAATGCGAACTGATGAATCATCTTCAATAGGAATTCTTCCATCAATTGGAATTAGTGCGGAGTTTTAA
- a CDS encoding T9SS type A sorting domain-containing protein — MYIPQDTIYYIGNYSINITSGDTSAGLPPFNTYSKKIGKLNDGLWTYYEGAKIDGLRYGTVFNYPEEIIYSEDSFYIPTLGDTGSVKILNTSDHSVRIDSINSVGAFYGYRGFLSKPGFEYQFYLFQTLPSPQWNDTLGIIIPPHDSINISFYDVDLCPICDYEVQEYFEDTLRFVFTFMDGNVYSFSKTIPISGEGHPSAVEDEEVLPKEFSLSQNYPNPFNPSTSIQYSIGSRQFVSLKIYDVIGNEVATLVNEYRNSGSYDTEFNADKLSSGVYYYQLRAGSFVQTKKMILMK, encoded by the coding sequence ATGTATATTCCACAGGATACAATCTACTATATTGGCAATTATTCAATTAATATTACTTCTGGGGATACCAGTGCAGGTCTTCCACCATTCAATACTTATTCAAAAAAAATTGGAAAATTAAATGATGGACTCTGGACATATTATGAAGGGGCTAAAATAGATGGCTTAAGGTACGGAACAGTATTTAATTATCCTGAAGAAATAATTTATTCTGAAGACAGCTTTTACATTCCAACTCTTGGGGATACTGGTTCTGTGAAAATTCTTAATACATCAGATCATTCAGTAAGAATTGATTCAATTAACTCTGTTGGGGCATTTTATGGCTACCGTGGATTCTTAAGCAAACCTGGATTTGAATATCAGTTTTATCTTTTCCAAACATTACCCAGCCCACAATGGAATGATACTCTTGGAATAATAATTCCGCCACACGATTCAATAAACATTTCTTTTTATGATGTAGATTTATGTCCAATCTGTGATTATGAAGTTCAAGAATACTTTGAAGATACTTTACGATTTGTTTTTACTTTTATGGATGGAAATGTTTATTCGTTCAGCAAAACAATTCCCATTAGCGGAGAAGGGCATCCTTCTGCTGTTGAGGATGAAGAAGTATTACCGAAAGAATTTTCATTATCCCAAAACTACCCAAACCCGTTCAATCCAAGTACCAGTATTCAGTATTCTATAGGCAGCAGGCAATTTGTTTCATTAAAAATTTATGATGTTATTGGAAATGAAGTTGCAACGCTTGTTAATGAATATCGCAATTCTGGAAGTTATGATACAGAGTTTAATGCAGATAAACTTTCAAGTGGGGTATATTATTACCAGTTAAGAGCCGGAAGTTTTGTTCAGACGAAGAAGATGATCCTAATGAAATAA
- a CDS encoding NAD(P)/FAD-dependent oxidoreductase, producing the protein MKNKYDIIVVGAGPAGSMAARFAAEQGVSVLMLEKDRDVGYPVRCGEAISKAGVEEFIPSDDKWITARISKFSFNAPDDSEVIVDFGDAGYVLERRIFDYELARTAAEAGVEIVTRAYVNGLLFNDGKVSGVKYEYNGEQKEVTAKVVIAADGVESRVGRWAGLETHIDFRDMESAVQITAANIPVDQNTLYFYFGKDVAPNGYFWVFPKGHNKANIGLGVSGLIGKKKSALSFLDDFMNMHYPNAPVLTKIAGGVPCSITLDKISGPGIMLVGDAARQVNPLSGGGIASGMIGGKIAGTIAGEAIKQNKLDHILTYDKSWHDRLGKRHETFNRIKEGIYNFSDDKFNSIAHSILKIPIEKRTLGKVFTTALINNPSLLVDIAKVFVV; encoded by the coding sequence ATGAAGAATAAATATGATATAATAGTAGTCGGTGCCGGACCCGCAGGAAGTATGGCTGCACGATTTGCTGCAGAACAAGGCGTTTCTGTTTTGATGCTTGAGAAAGATCGTGATGTTGGTTATCCAGTTCGATGCGGCGAAGCAATTAGCAAGGCTGGCGTTGAAGAATTTATTCCAAGTGATGATAAATGGATAACCGCAAGGATTAGTAAGTTCTCTTTTAATGCCCCCGATGACAGCGAAGTTATAGTTGATTTTGGTGATGCAGGCTACGTTCTTGAACGAAGAATTTTTGATTATGAGCTTGCGAGAACTGCTGCAGAAGCCGGAGTAGAAATTGTAACCCGTGCTTATGTTAACGGATTATTATTTAATGATGGAAAAGTAAGTGGAGTTAAATACGAATACAACGGTGAACAAAAAGAAGTTACTGCAAAAGTTGTAATTGCGGCTGATGGAGTTGAATCTCGTGTTGGACGCTGGGCTGGACTTGAAACACACATAGATTTCCGAGATATGGAAAGTGCTGTGCAGATTACTGCTGCTAACATTCCTGTCGATCAAAACACTCTTTACTTTTACTTTGGTAAAGATGTTGCACCAAATGGCTACTTTTGGGTTTTCCCTAAAGGACACAATAAAGCAAACATCGGTCTCGGTGTTAGCGGTTTAATTGGAAAGAAAAAATCTGCACTGTCTTTTCTTGATGATTTTATGAACATGCATTATCCAAACGCTCCGGTACTTACTAAAATTGCGGGCGGAGTTCCGTGCTCAATAACGCTTGATAAAATTTCTGGACCCGGTATTATGCTTGTTGGTGATGCAGCACGACAGGTTAATCCGTTAAGCGGTGGCGGAATTGCAAGCGGAATGATTGGCGGAAAGATTGCCGGTACAATTGCGGGTGAAGCAATCAAACAAAACAAGCTTGATCATATCTTAACATATGATAAATCGTGGCACGATAGACTTGGCAAGCGCCACGAAACTTTTAACAGAATTAAAGAAGGTATTTACAATTTTTCTGATGATAAGTTTAATAGCATTGCACACTCAATTCTAAAAATTCCTATCGAAAAAAGAACACTTGGCAAAGTGTTTACTACTGCGTTAATTAATAATCCATCATTGCTTGTTGATATTGCAAAAGTGTTTGTGGTTTAG
- a CDS encoding 4Fe-4S binding protein: MNYRQAKNGKLLIEILPDKCDFCGCCVGVCPEDAIELKEAEIFIIDPRCTNCAKCVWSCPIEVIKFNKEGVPVL; encoded by the coding sequence ATGAATTACCGACAAGCAAAAAACGGAAAACTATTAATAGAAATCTTACCGGATAAGTGTGACTTTTGCGGATGCTGTGTTGGCGTTTGCCCTGAAGATGCGATCGAACTGAAAGAAGCAGAGATATTTATAATTGATCCAAGGTGTACTAATTGTGCCAAGTGTGTTTGGTCTTGCCCGATAGAGGTTATTAAGTTTAATAAAGAAGGTGTTCCGGTTTTATGA
- a CDS encoding DNA primase, producing the protein MRIPESKIEEIRNSISIVDVISEYVQLRKRGKNYIGLCPFHSEKTPSFTVTEEKQIFHCFGCHAGGNVFKFLMDYKKISFVESVQEIAEQNGIEISYDDEGFNEKQSEQEVLYDINTEAAKYFSNNLLHDDEGEIARNYFQKRNLKVQTMRAFGLGYSLNGWENLVNFLKEKNIDLEKALHLGLIGRNNDGRVFDKLAGRIIFPIFSPNGRVVAFAGRKLREDDFGGKYINSPESIIYIKGRILYGLSHAKDDIRKLDKAIIVEGYMDLISLYQSGVKNVVAVSGTALTDDQAQLLSRYTKNVVLLFDADAAGIKASMRSIEILLRRDFDVKISTLPKGEDPDSYVTKFGKDAFDEIIKRAENFLEYQTAYYEAQGMFDDPTKTAEAIRDLVKPIALVDDELKRKLLIRNIGRKFNLREKLLESELDKALDFQKKQNRIQSQRIFKKEETQQENLIPQGKKTVAPHFYNTERELIRLLFENNEELIGLITYNVHEEDILVDIHRTIFEKVYFEYENRGSLNPADLISLFDEDVQSYLRELTIEKYSLSNNWQDLNPSITQEMITKKYAVDLIVKYKQMQIDLQIAANVAAQENVDSEERLLELMKEKQDLEKQRKHIREELEKQ; encoded by the coding sequence ATGCGAATCCCCGAATCGAAAATAGAAGAAATACGCAATTCAATAAGTATTGTTGATGTGATTTCGGAATACGTTCAACTTAGAAAACGCGGAAAAAACTATATTGGTTTGTGTCCATTCCATTCTGAAAAAACTCCTTCGTTTACTGTAACTGAGGAAAAGCAAATTTTCCATTGCTTTGGATGCCACGCTGGCGGAAATGTTTTTAAGTTTTTGATGGACTATAAAAAAATATCGTTTGTAGAATCTGTGCAGGAAATTGCAGAGCAAAATGGAATTGAAATTAGTTATGATGACGAAGGCTTTAATGAAAAACAATCTGAGCAAGAAGTTCTTTATGATATAAATACTGAAGCGGCAAAATATTTTTCCAATAATCTTTTACACGATGATGAAGGTGAGATAGCTAGAAATTATTTTCAGAAACGAAATCTTAAAGTGCAAACAATGCGTGCTTTTGGTTTAGGTTACTCGCTTAACGGATGGGAAAATCTTGTGAACTTTCTTAAAGAAAAAAATATTGATTTAGAAAAGGCTTTGCATCTTGGATTGATCGGACGCAACAACGATGGAAGAGTTTTTGATAAGTTAGCAGGTAGAATCATTTTTCCTATTTTTTCACCAAATGGCAGAGTTGTAGCTTTTGCAGGAAGAAAACTCCGTGAAGATGATTTTGGCGGGAAATATATTAATTCCCCCGAATCAATTATTTACATTAAAGGTAGAATTCTCTACGGACTTTCACATGCTAAAGATGATATCCGTAAACTTGATAAAGCAATTATCGTTGAAGGCTATATGGATTTGATTTCACTTTATCAAAGTGGAGTTAAAAACGTTGTCGCAGTTTCCGGTACAGCATTAACCGATGATCAAGCACAGCTTCTTTCTCGCTATACTAAAAATGTTGTTTTGCTTTTTGATGCAGATGCAGCTGGCATTAAAGCATCTATGCGCAGTATTGAAATTTTATTACGCCGTGATTTTGATGTTAAAATATCCACTCTTCCCAAAGGTGAAGATCCCGATTCCTACGTCACCAAATTCGGCAAAGATGCATTTGATGAAATTATAAAACGAGCAGAAAATTTTCTTGAGTATCAGACAGCATATTATGAGGCGCAGGGAATGTTTGATGATCCAACAAAAACTGCTGAAGCAATTCGCGATCTTGTAAAACCAATAGCTCTCGTTGATGATGAATTAAAAAGAAAACTTTTAATTAGAAATATCGGAAGAAAATTTAATCTGCGAGAAAAACTTTTAGAATCAGAACTTGATAAAGCACTGGATTTTCAGAAGAAGCAAAATAGAATTCAGTCGCAAAGAATTTTTAAAAAAGAAGAAACGCAACAGGAAAATTTAATTCCACAGGGAAAGAAAACGGTAGCCCCGCATTTTTATAACACCGAAAGAGAATTGATAAGGTTGTTGTTTGAAAATAATGAAGAGCTAATTGGACTTATTACATATAATGTTCATGAAGAAGATATTCTTGTTGATATTCATAGGACAATATTTGAAAAAGTTTACTTTGAATATGAAAATCGTGGCAGTCTAAATCCCGCAGATCTAATCTCTTTGTTTGATGAGGATGTTCAATCTTATTTACGAGAACTTACAATAGAAAAATATTCGCTCAGTAATAATTGGCAGGATTTAAATCCATCAATAACCCAGGAAATGATTACCAAAAAATATGCAGTTGATCTGATAGTAAAATACAAACAAATGCAAATTGATTTGCAAATAGCTGCAAATGTAGCCGCTCAAGAAAATGTTGATAGCGAAGAAAGACTTTTGGAATTAATGAAAGAAAAACAAGATCTGGAGAAACAAAGAAAACATATTCGCGAAGAACTTGAGAAACAATAA
- the ispG gene encoding (E)-4-hydroxy-3-methylbut-2-enyl-diphosphate synthase, with translation MNSNIKSIKKYCNSLTKYSRYKTREVFIGDIPLGGNNPIRIQSMTTTDTMNTIATVEQTIRMIEAGCEYVRITAPSINEAKNLEAIKKELKVRGYTVPLIADIHFTPNAAEMAARIVEKVRVNPGNYVDKKKFDLIEYTDAEYQEEIEKIRDRFTPLVKICKEYGTAMRIGTNHGSLSDRIMSRYGDTPLGMVESALEFLRICESENYHSIVLSMKSSNPQVMVQAYRLLINKMEVEGMNYPLHLGVTEAGGGEDGRIKSALGIGALLEDGIGDTVRVSLTEDPEFEAPVAIAIVNRYQGRENHKPIKEIEESPKDPFNYNKRKTSEVLSIGGSNVPRVVADYNNRKISSQKDLIEIGYTYDEQSDKWNLSDIATDLIYLGKNILPFDCPNGLNAIYDFEIWKNLENAYNSYPIFSAKTFLDSDKKSNELNFVTLNINDLSNKLVEKIKIDKTIVIVLETNNQHGMAEQRRAFFDLLQNEIENSVIIKRTYTEITFEDLQLYSATDLGALLIDGFGDGVWLSVNELKSGAEKSGTYVKSFIKKSETKEKILNRLLFNILQAARQRISKTEYIACPSCGRTLFDLQETTEMIRKRTEHLKGLKIAVMGCIVNGPGEMADADYGYVGSGVDKITLYREKNVVRRNIPSKNAVDELIDLIREDGNWIEA, from the coding sequence ATGAACTCAAACATTAAAAGCATAAAAAAATACTGCAATAGTTTAACAAAATACTCGCGTTATAAAACACGAGAAGTTTTTATAGGCGATATTCCACTTGGTGGAAATAATCCGATTCGTATTCAATCGATGACAACAACTGATACAATGAACACTATTGCAACAGTTGAACAAACAATAAGAATGATTGAAGCGGGTTGTGAATATGTTAGAATTACTGCACCGAGCATAAACGAAGCAAAAAATCTTGAAGCCATAAAAAAAGAATTAAAGGTTCGTGGTTATACTGTTCCGCTCATTGCAGATATTCACTTCACTCCAAATGCTGCAGAAATGGCAGCAAGAATTGTTGAAAAAGTTCGTGTTAATCCTGGTAATTATGTGGATAAGAAAAAATTTGATTTGATTGAGTACACTGATGCTGAATATCAAGAAGAAATTGAAAAAATAAGAGATCGCTTCACTCCTCTAGTAAAAATTTGTAAAGAGTACGGCACTGCTATGAGAATTGGAACAAACCACGGTTCCCTTTCGGATAGAATTATGAGTCGTTACGGTGATACTCCGCTTGGAATGGTAGAATCTGCTTTAGAATTTTTAAGAATTTGCGAAAGTGAAAATTATCACAGCATTGTTTTATCTATGAAATCGAGCAATCCACAAGTTATGGTTCAAGCCTACCGATTATTAATTAATAAAATGGAAGTAGAGGGAATGAACTATCCGCTTCATCTTGGTGTAACCGAAGCTGGCGGCGGTGAAGATGGAAGAATAAAATCTGCTCTTGGCATTGGTGCTTTGTTAGAAGACGGAATTGGAGATACTGTTCGTGTTTCACTTACTGAAGATCCTGAATTTGAAGCACCTGTGGCAATTGCGATTGTCAATCGTTACCAAGGAAGAGAAAATCACAAACCGATTAAAGAGATTGAAGAATCACCAAAAGATCCATTTAACTATAACAAAAGAAAAACTTCTGAGGTCCTATCAATCGGCGGAAGCAATGTTCCGCGTGTTGTTGCAGATTACAACAATAGAAAAATTTCATCACAAAAAGATTTGATTGAAATTGGCTACACCTATGATGAACAGTCTGATAAATGGAATCTTTCTGATATTGCTACCGATTTAATTTATCTTGGAAAAAATATTCTTCCTTTTGATTGTCCAAACGGACTAAATGCAATTTATGATTTCGAAATTTGGAAGAATTTGGAAAACGCTTACAATAGTTACCCGATCTTTTCTGCAAAAACATTTTTGGATTCTGACAAAAAATCAAACGAATTAAATTTTGTTACATTAAACATTAACGATTTATCAAATAAATTAGTTGAAAAAATTAAAATCGATAAAACAATTGTGATAGTTTTAGAGACTAATAATCAGCATGGAATGGCAGAACAACGCCGAGCGTTTTTTGATTTACTGCAGAATGAAATTGAAAATTCTGTAATTATTAAAAGGACTTATACTGAAATAACTTTTGAAGATTTGCAGCTTTATTCCGCAACAGATTTGGGTGCTTTGTTAATTGATGGCTTTGGCGACGGGGTTTGGCTATCTGTAAATGAATTGAAAAGTGGAGCAGAAAAATCAGGGACTTATGTAAAAAGCTTTATCAAAAAATCCGAAACAAAAGAAAAAATTTTAAACAGACTTTTATTTAACATTCTTCAAGCTGCACGACAAAGAATATCAAAAACCGAGTATATTGCCTGTCCTTCCTGCGGAAGGACCTTGTTTGATTTGCAGGAAACCACTGAAATGATACGAAAACGAACCGAACATTTAAAGGGATTGAAAATTGCCGTAATGGGCTGTATTGTAAATGGTCCCGGCGAAATGGCTGATGCTGATTACGGTTATGTTGGATCAGGTGTGGATAAAATCACACTGTATAGAGAAAAAAATGTTGTTCGGCGTAATATTCCTTCAAAAAATGCGGTTGATGAGCTTATTGATTTGATTCGTGAGGATGGAAACTGGATTGAGGCTTAA